From the Kallotenue papyrolyticum genome, the window ATCGCCGGGATGCGCCGTCTCACGGATCAGGGCCTCGGGCAGATGGCGCTGGAGGGTGGCGCGGATTGCCTCAATCTCATCCGCCGAGCCGGCGTTGGGATTGAGCACGATCTGGATGCGCATCACAGCAAGCGTCGGCGTCGACGTCGGCCGGTGCCGCGGATCAGGCTGATCACCAGCAGCAATAGGATCGAGCCCAGGATCGACCAGACGATATCGAAGTTGAGCAGGCCTAGCGAGCTCTCCAAGCCCAAGCGTGAGACCGGCAGCACCGGTGGCAGGCCGATGCGTCCGGCCAGCCAGCTGCCCAGGTAGGCGCCGATCAGGCCCACGATGATCGATACTACGAAGCCGCCCGGACTGAAGCCCACGATCCATTCGGCGATCGCGCCGCAGATGCCGGCGATCACCAGCAGAATCAACAATTCGATCAGACCCATAGCTCCTCCTTGCCGACTAGCGGCGCTCGACGCGTGCGCGGTACTCGCCCGGCGCGACCTCATCCGTGTCCAGGCTGGGTGCGTACGGCGTGATACGCTGAGGCGGTTGGCCCAGATCGAACAACCGCGCCAGCAGCCAGGCCAGCGTCAGCACCGGTACCGGCTGTGTCAGTGGCACCAGCGCTTCCAGCGCGGCGACATTGCGCAGCGCCTGAAGCCGCAGGCGACTCAGCAGCGTCCAGGTGATCGGCGCGGCAAAGATATCCAGACCAGCATCCAGCAGATCCAGGCCGATCACCAGGCTCAGCGGCACGGCGCGCAGCGTCGTGAAGAAGTCGGCGTCAGGGGGGATCGGCAGGCGGCGGATGCGCCGATACACCAGCGCGATCAGCAGCGCGCCCAGAACGACGCCGACGATCAGCAGCGCCAGCAGCAGGGTTGCGATGCGGGTGAGCGTCGTGTCCATGGCGATCAGGAGCGTGGCAGCTCGTCGCGCCGCGTCTCGTCCGGCGCGCCTTCCACGATGTTGGCGCGACCGTCGGCTGCCGTAGTATCGATGCTCTCGCGCGCGGCGCTATCAGTTGTCGGCGCCGGTTCGGCAACGGCCAGCTCTTCAACCGTGGTAGCAGCTGGGAGGGGCGGCTCATCCGGCGCGGCCGGTTGATGCAGGTGCGCCTCTTCGCGGGCTCTAGCCATGCTGGTCAACTGGCTGGTATCGGCGATCACCGCGTCGCGTCCTACAGCTTTTACGCTGTCGGCGAACAGAAACTTGGGACTGCTCATGAAGCCCTGTTTGACTTCATAGCCGATCACCTCGCCGGCGTCGTTGATGTACAGGTCGCCGACCGTGCCGATACGGTCGCCGTGTTCGTTCATCACCGCCAGGCCGGTCAGCCGAATCTCGCGGTCTTCGTCGCGCAGTTCGGGGATCTCGCTAGCGGTGACGATCGGCTGCTCGCCGCTGACCATGATCACATCGCCGATGCCGGTGATGGCCGTCCAAGGCACGACGCGCGCCTCGCGAAACCAGCCGCCACGCTCCACCAGCAGGGCGACCGCCCGCCGCGCGGGGGCGTCGAAGATAATGTCGTGTACGCTAGCCAGCTCTGCGCCCGTCGTCTGGTGAATGATCCGCTTACCGATCACTTCTTTGGCTTTGCGCATAGTGCTCTCCGGGTTGTGCGCGATCCAGTCGTCGGTGGTGATGCCAGGCCAGCGCCACGCTCACGCCCAGCACGAGCAGCAGCGCGGCGATGGTTGCCAGCTCCAGGCGCGCGCCCTCGCTCGGTTGCGCAGCCAGCCGATCCAACGCGCGGAAGGGCGTCGTCAGCGGCGCGGTGAGCGTCAAGACGCTCCACACCACCGGGTGATCGGGCCGCGCGGCCAATAGCAGCGCGGTGAGGCGGGCCAGCAGCAGTCCTGCTATGAGCCCGGCCACTCCCATCCAGCATTTTTGTAGCATGTTGTGTACCCGGAGTTGCTGCGGCGGGCGTGTCGCCATGCCCGCCGGCGCTCAGCGCAGTGTCGAAGGCAGAATCTTGAGCTGATTACGATACTTGGCCACCGTACGCCGGGCGACAGCGAAGCCGCGCTCGCGCAGCAGCTCCACCAGCTCCTGATCGGTCAGTGGCCGCGTTTCGTTGGCCACCAGCTCCAGCAGCACGTCCTTGACGCTCAATGATGCGGTAAAGAAGTGGCTGAAGGGAATCACCTCGTGCGACGGCAGTTGGACGTGCTTGTTGGCCGTCGCGCGACTCACGGTCGACTCGTGGACGCCGATCGCCGCAGCAACTTCAGCCCGGGTCAGCGGTTCCAGGTAGCGCACGCCATGGCGCAGAAACTTTTCCTGGCGCTGAATCAGGTATTCGGCGATGCGCCGGATCGTTTCGCGCCGCTGGCGCAGATTGGTCAGGAAGAGCTGCGCGCGGCTGACATACTGGGTTAGGTGCTCTTTTTCCTCAGGTGATACGCCGGCTTCGTTGGAGCGCGACGCTTTGCGCGCCAGCTCTTGATAGAGCGGGTTGAGACGCAGATAGTAGCGCTGACTTTCCACGACCTCGGCAACCAGCTTGCCGTTCTCGTCCTCACGGATGATCACATCGGGCGTAAGGTAGGTGGTCTGGGTCGGGCTGAGCGTATCATCGTTGCTGGCGCGCTCCAGAGGGTAGGGCCGGAGATATTTGCGGATGAAATCGCGCGCCGCGACCACGTCCTCGTACTGGATGCCCAGCGCCTGGGCGATCGCACCGTAGCGATGCTCGCCCAAATCGACCCAGTGGTCGCGGATAATGGCCTCAACATAGGGATGGTCGATACCTTCCTGGCGCAGGCGCCGGAGCTGGAGCAGCAGACATTCGGGCACCGTGCGCGCGCCGACGCCAACTGGACCGACCTCTTGCAGTTTGAGCAGGATGCGCTCGACGCGCTGCAGATCAACGCCCAGGGTCGTGGCTACCTCTTCCAGCGAGGTGTCCAGGTAGCCCTGATCGTTGAGGCTGCCGACCAGGTATTCGGCGATGAAGTGATCCGCTTCGGGTAGGCTGGCGCGCAGATCGCGCAGCAGCGTCTCGCCCAGCGAAGGGGGCGTTGCCACCAGCATAAGCGGATCGAACTCGTCGTCCTCAACCGGGCCGGTATAATCGTCGCGCTCGGCCTCCATGGTGCGCAGGTCTTCCTGCAGACAGTAGATGCAGGTCGCGCCGCTAAAGGGCCGTCCGCAGCGCTGGCAGAGCTCTTCCTCCGCTTCGGTCATCTCCAGCGCGGGATTCTCTTCCAGCTCCTGCTGGATCATCTGCTGCAGCTCCAGCGTGGAGAGGATCAGCATATTGTTGAGGGCGATGAGCGCAGGCGATGCCTTCATCTGCATCTGTGGAGCCATCTGCATGCTCATCGACATATCCATCATCGGTTGTTCGCTCCCCATAGCGTGCTCGTACTCACTTCAGGCCCAACCTCACCATGTCCATTATAACAGCAACGCGCGAGCGCCAAGGACGTGCTTTACACCGACGCGCCGTGCTGAGCGCAGATCGCGGCGACGATGCGGGTCACCTGCTGCGGCGTCAGCTGCTCGGGCGCGCACCTTGCCGGTGGCGCGACTTCAAGCGCGCGCCGCACCGGCACGCTGGGCATCTGCAGCTGTAGTTCAACCAGCGGGTGGGTGAAGACCACCAGCGGCTGTACCATTGTGTGGATGCCATGGGCGCGCAGCAGCGCTTCCAGCCGCAGGGCGGCGCGCTGCGCCTGACGCGCTGAATCGGTGATCTGCCCGGCGCGGGGCACGCCCTGCAGCCCGATGCGCGCATAGCCCCAGGCATCGCCGATGTACTGCACCACGCCCGCGTGGTGCTTGACCTCGATGGCCCAGACACCGCCCGGCCCAACCAGCACATGATCGCTGTCGGCGTGCATGCCGGCGAGGGTGACATCGTTGAGCAGGGACATACGTGTCGGGCAGCGCCGCCAGCATGCGCGGCAGCACCTGCTCGCCCGCCGCGCCGGCGCGTTTGATGGCGAGATCCTGACCGCTGGGACCGGTCGCCAAGGCCACGCCCAGCACCAACACGAGCAGCGCGCCAAGGCTGCCAATCATCAGCGCCGCGCGGAGCTGGCCGGCGAGCACCAGGCCCAGCACCGGTAGCGCGGTCATCACAAGCAGGTAGCGTGCCAGCAACCCCAGGCGGCGCCGGCGCTAGCGTGTCTCGGCTTCAAGGGCGGCACGCTGATCGGCCACGTAGGCCGTTAGAGTGATCACGCGCATGGCTGGGCGACGCCGGCGCCTGACGGGGCAAGGCATGCATGGACACCGCGCCACCATCGGCCACGGCGGGCTAGAGACTCAGCGCGACCCATAGATTCTTGAGCAGGCCCGGCAGCAGGCCGATCACCGCCAGCGTGAAGAATTCGACCTGATTGCGCGCGATCAGATTAACAATCACCAGCAGGTGGAAGAGCCACACCCCTTCCAGCGCTAGGCTGATCAGCGGATGGTGCAGCGTCCAGGCAACCAGGCCGTAGATCAGCACAAACGAAACGATGCCGTACAGCAGCACCGCCACGGCGCGTACCTGCAACGGACGCGCTTTGAGATTGGCGAAGAATGCAGTCATAGCGCTGGCCTTTGATGGTTAGGTATCGGTCGTTGCCCGCCATGATAACAACATCCGCGCCGGCGTCAACCGTCGTTGACGCCCCGGTTTATGCCCCCTCAGGCGCCGGGAGGGCGGCGTTGCTGAGTGGCAGACGCACCGTGAAGGTGCTGCCGGCTCCCTCGACGCTGCTGACCTCCACGCTGCCGTTGTGGCGGGCCACAATCTCGCGGATCAGATAGAGGCCGATGCCAAAACCCTTGATGCGTCGTTCGTTGACGTTAGGGGCGCGGAAAAAGCGTTGGAAGAGGTTGGCTTGTACCGTTTCCGGAATGCCAATGCCCTCGTCGCTGACCCTCAGCACCACGTGTTGGCCCTGGTGCTCGAGCCGCACCGTGATCGTGCCGCCGTCCGGGCTGTATTTCAACGCATTCTGTAACAGGTTCTGCAGCACCTGTTCGAGGCGCTGCTCGTCGCCGACGATCGGCAGGGGCGCCTGCTCGGACAGCAGGCGTATGGTGTGGCGTTCGAGGGTTGGTTCCAGTTCCTCAACTACGCGCTGCGCCAGTGCGCATAGATCCATCGGCTGGGGCTCGATGTAGAACTGGCCCATCTGCAAGCGCGACACGTCCAGCAGGTTGCTGATCTGTTTGTTGAGGCGCAGCGCCTGCGCTTCGATGATGCTGAGGGCGCGGCGATCGCGCTCGCCGAGAATCGGTGGTGCTGCGCGCAGCAGGCGCCGTTGCAGCGCCTGAATATGGCCGAGCAGGGTTGTGAGCGGTGTTTTCAGTTCGTGTGAAGCG encodes:
- a CDS encoding PRC-barrel domain-containing protein, which produces MRKAKEVIGKRIIHQTTGAELASVHDIIFDAPARRAVALLVERGGWFREARVVPWTAITGIGDVIMVSGEQPIVTASEIPELRDEDREIRLTGLAVMNEHGDRIGTVGDLYINDAGEVIGYEVKQGFMSSPKFLFADSVKAVGRDAVIADTSQLTSMARAREEAHLHQPAAPDEPPLPAATTVEELAVAEPAPTTDSAARESIDTTAADGRANIVEGAPDETRRDELPRS
- a CDS encoding nuclease-related domain-containing protein translates to MSLLNDVTLAGMHADSDHVLVGPGGVWAIEVKHHAGVVQYIGDAWGYARIGLQGVPRAGQITDSARQAQRAALRLEALLRAHGIHTMVQPLVVFTHPLVELQLQMPSVPVRRALEVAPPARCAPEQLTPQQVTRIVAAICAQHGASV
- the rpoN gene encoding RNA polymerase factor sigma-54, whose protein sequence is MSMQMAPQMQMKASPALIALNNMLILSTLELQQMIQQELEENPALEMTEAEEELCQRCGRPFSGATCIYCLQEDLRTMEAERDDYTGPVEDDEFDPLMLVATPPSLGETLLRDLRASLPEADHFIAEYLVGSLNDQGYLDTSLEEVATTLGVDLQRVERILLKLQEVGPVGVGARTVPECLLLQLRRLRQEGIDHPYVEAIIRDHWVDLGEHRYGAIAQALGIQYEDVVAARDFIRKYLRPYPLERASNDDTLSPTQTTYLTPDVIIREDENGKLVAEVVESQRYYLRLNPLYQELARKASRSNEAGVSPEEKEHLTQYVSRAQLFLTNLRQRRETIRRIAEYLIQRQEKFLRHGVRYLEPLTRAEVAAAIGVHESTVSRATANKHVQLPSHEVIPFSHFFTASLSVKDVLLELVANETRPLTDQELVELLRERGFAVARRTVAKYRNQLKILPSTLR